The Candidatus Koribacter versatilis Ellin345 genome has a segment encoding these proteins:
- a CDS encoding alpha-L-fucosidase, which produces MNKPLVVLAFLAIGTLLTEAQEQPANVQRELKSIDHTVAAGPFRDDWNSLKQMKVPDWFRDAKFGIFIHWGAYSVPAWGNEWYPRNMYQKKEPEFAHHIEIYGPQNKFGYKDFLPQFTGDKFDADQWADLFRRAGAKYVIEVAEHHDGFAMYDTQFSEWKATKMGPHRDVIAELGPAVRKAGLHFGISYHRAEHWWFFDGGRTFDSDVNDPKYASFYGPAQPQRLPGADRDNQPDAAFLSDWLARSGEIVEKYHPDLWYYDWWVGQPAFEPYLRKFAAFYYDEAAKAQQPVVMYYKEKAMPQGTAVHDVERGKLAAIQPEPWQTDTSISYKSWGYLKDDSLRTPKSIVQDLVDIVSKNGCLLLNVGPKPDGTISEDEQKILLAVGEWLSLNGEAIYGSRPWTTFGEGPTQVKEGSLNEGEQKPFTSDDIRFIRNHEALYAISMDWPKDGSIRIRSLDKELKVRSVLLVGSAGKVSFKQDAEGLWVELPKDISDELLPVLKIEFRQ; this is translated from the coding sequence ATGAACAAGCCGCTGGTGGTGCTCGCATTTCTTGCTATTGGAACTCTGTTAACCGAAGCGCAGGAGCAACCTGCAAATGTTCAACGCGAACTGAAGTCCATTGACCACACTGTCGCTGCAGGGCCGTTCCGCGATGACTGGAATTCCCTGAAACAAATGAAAGTTCCCGATTGGTTTCGCGACGCAAAATTCGGGATCTTCATTCACTGGGGTGCGTACTCCGTGCCGGCGTGGGGCAACGAGTGGTATCCGCGAAACATGTATCAGAAGAAAGAGCCGGAGTTCGCTCACCACATCGAGATTTACGGGCCGCAGAACAAATTTGGCTACAAAGATTTTCTGCCACAATTCACGGGAGACAAGTTCGACGCCGATCAGTGGGCCGACCTGTTTCGTCGCGCAGGAGCGAAGTACGTGATCGAAGTCGCCGAGCATCATGACGGCTTCGCGATGTACGACACTCAATTCAGCGAGTGGAAAGCTACAAAGATGGGACCGCATCGTGACGTGATCGCCGAACTTGGCCCGGCGGTTCGCAAGGCTGGATTGCATTTCGGAATCTCGTACCACCGCGCGGAGCACTGGTGGTTTTTCGATGGCGGCAGAACGTTCGACTCCGATGTAAACGACCCGAAGTATGCGAGTTTTTACGGCCCGGCCCAGCCTCAACGCTTGCCTGGTGCAGATCGTGACAATCAGCCAGATGCCGCGTTCCTTTCCGACTGGCTTGCCCGCAGTGGAGAAATTGTCGAGAAGTATCACCCGGACCTCTGGTATTACGACTGGTGGGTCGGCCAGCCGGCGTTCGAACCCTATCTGCGGAAATTCGCAGCGTTCTATTACGACGAAGCAGCCAAGGCGCAGCAGCCGGTTGTCATGTACTACAAGGAAAAAGCAATGCCGCAAGGCACTGCGGTTCACGACGTCGAGCGTGGCAAACTCGCGGCCATCCAACCCGAACCTTGGCAAACTGACACTTCGATCAGCTACAAATCATGGGGCTACCTGAAAGATGACTCGCTGCGAACGCCAAAATCCATCGTGCAAGACTTGGTTGATATCGTTAGCAAGAATGGGTGCTTGCTATTAAATGTCGGTCCGAAGCCAGATGGAACGATTTCAGAGGACGAGCAGAAGATCTTGCTCGCAGTCGGAGAGTGGCTCTCTCTGAACGGAGAGGCTATTTACGGCTCTCGTCCGTGGACGACTTTCGGCGAAGGTCCGACCCAGGTGAAAGAAGGCAGCTTAAACGAAGGCGAGCAGAAGCCGTTCACTTCGGACGATATACGCTTTATTCGGAACCATGAGGCGCTGTATGCAATTTCGATGGATTGGCCGAAAGATGGAAGCATACGGATACGGTCACTCGACAAGGAATTGAAAGTGAGGAGCGTGTTGCTGGTGGGATCGGCAGGCAAGGTATCTTTCAAACAAGATGCCGAGGGGCTTTGGGTCGAACTGCCTAAGGATATAAGTGATGAACTGCTTCCGGTTTTGAAAATCGAATTTCGCCAATAG
- a CDS encoding sugar ABC transporter ATP-binding protein: MPEPLLRMVDVSKDFSGVHALDGVSFDLLGGEIHALVGENGAGKSTLMKVLSGVYSHREYSGSVVIEGAQQQFDGIRAAERAGIAIVFQELSLVPELSIAENIFLGRLQASGPFVRWSDVHKTARVLLDSLGVDLPTERLVRDLGIGQQQLVEIAKALSHNARILILDEPTAALNEAESQTLFDILGALRGRGLGLIYISHRLDEVLALADRITILRDGRTIATKLRGDVNRQQMISLMVGRDIQQVFPEPQRAAGKVALELRDLTVKHPTLPNRNVLTNVSLQVRAGEVVGLAGLMGSGRTALLNVLFGSFPEHGTGSILVEGEDVALTQPADAIAHNIAFVTEDRKRLGLSLDHSVQSNMSLVALKGFAKASVLDQVSEVARVEQTMKDLRVKANSPETVVGTLSGGNQQKVVLGKWLMKNPKILLLDEPTRGIDVGAKQEIYSRIDELAHRGLALLVVSSELEELRGICDRILVLHEGRVRGELKRAEATPEKIMSLATGIKEINSSSHGRSDA, encoded by the coding sequence ATGCCAGAACCTCTGTTGCGCATGGTCGACGTGTCTAAAGACTTCTCCGGCGTACACGCGCTGGACGGAGTCAGCTTCGACCTGCTCGGAGGCGAGATTCACGCTCTCGTAGGTGAGAACGGCGCCGGCAAATCTACGCTCATGAAAGTTCTGAGCGGTGTCTATTCTCACAGGGAATATTCCGGAAGTGTTGTGATCGAGGGCGCTCAGCAGCAGTTTGACGGAATTCGCGCTGCCGAGCGCGCCGGAATCGCGATCGTATTCCAGGAATTGTCTTTGGTTCCTGAGCTTTCCATTGCTGAGAATATTTTCCTCGGACGGCTGCAGGCTTCCGGTCCGTTTGTGCGCTGGAGCGATGTTCACAAAACAGCGCGGGTTCTGCTCGATTCGCTTGGCGTCGACCTGCCGACAGAAAGGCTCGTCCGTGATCTCGGTATTGGCCAACAGCAACTGGTTGAGATAGCGAAGGCTCTTTCGCACAATGCGAGAATTCTCATTCTCGATGAGCCCACGGCTGCTCTAAACGAAGCCGAATCGCAGACACTCTTCGACATTCTGGGTGCGCTCCGGGGGCGGGGCCTCGGACTTATATATATTTCGCACCGCCTCGATGAGGTTCTCGCGCTCGCGGACCGGATCACAATCCTGCGAGATGGACGTACGATCGCAACTAAACTCCGCGGGGACGTCAATCGTCAGCAGATGATTTCTCTCATGGTGGGCCGCGACATCCAGCAGGTCTTCCCTGAGCCGCAGCGTGCGGCAGGTAAAGTTGCTTTAGAACTCCGGGACCTAACCGTTAAGCATCCGACATTGCCAAACCGCAATGTGCTAACAAACGTTTCGCTTCAGGTGCGTGCTGGCGAAGTGGTCGGCCTTGCGGGGTTGATGGGATCGGGTCGCACAGCGCTGCTCAATGTACTGTTCGGATCCTTTCCAGAGCACGGTACTGGGTCGATCCTCGTCGAAGGCGAGGACGTGGCGCTTACCCAACCTGCAGACGCGATCGCCCACAACATTGCCTTTGTGACGGAAGATCGCAAACGACTCGGTTTGTCGCTTGATCATTCCGTCCAGAGCAATATGAGCCTCGTCGCCTTGAAGGGTTTCGCGAAAGCATCCGTCTTGGACCAAGTTAGCGAAGTTGCTCGCGTTGAGCAGACAATGAAGGACCTGCGCGTAAAGGCGAACTCACCAGAGACGGTCGTAGGCACGCTGTCGGGTGGCAACCAGCAAAAGGTCGTACTCGGCAAGTGGTTGATGAAGAATCCAAAAATCCTCCTGCTCGACGAACCCACCCGCGGCATCGACGTTGGCGCCAAACAGGAGATCTACTCCCGAATCGACGAACTTGCGCATCGAGGCCTTGCTCTACTCGTGGTTTCATCGGAGTTAGAAGAGTTGCGCGGAATTTGTGACCGAATTCTTGTACTTCACGAAGGACGTGTCAGGGGCGAACTGAAGCGCGCCGAGGCAACTCCTGAAAAGATCATGAGCCTTGCTACTGGAATCAAAGAAATCAATTCGTCGTCGCACGGCAGGAGCGACGCATGA
- the xylF gene encoding D-xylose ABC transporter substrate-binding protein, whose translation MRNFILLLCIVALLEFSTSCHRGHEEARQSRGKGPVKIGLSLDSLQLERWQHDRDAFVAKASQLGAEVFIQSANGVDAVQIRQCENLLTMGVDVLVIVPHNGEVMASAVRSAEAQGVPVISYDRLIRDSNVSLYVSFDNKLIGELQAKYLYARAPAGNYILIGGSPTDNNAHLIREGQMQVLSPAIKRGDIRIIADQWAKDWLPSEALRHTENALTQANNHVAAVVTSNDSTAGGAIQALGEQGLAGRVLVSGQDTDLAAAQRVVEGTQSMTVYKPIKPLAENAAAAAVALARGEKVQSNSNVNNGAKEVPSILLAPIVVDRTNIDSTVIKDGFLKREDIYKNVSRTQWPKD comes from the coding sequence ATGCGCAACTTCATCCTCTTACTCTGTATAGTGGCTCTGCTCGAATTCTCAACATCCTGCCACCGTGGGCATGAAGAGGCGCGGCAATCTCGCGGCAAGGGCCCGGTGAAGATTGGATTGTCGCTCGACTCGCTGCAATTGGAACGCTGGCAACATGATCGGGATGCCTTCGTGGCGAAAGCCAGCCAACTCGGAGCCGAAGTATTCATACAATCCGCCAACGGAGTGGATGCTGTCCAGATCCGACAGTGCGAAAACTTGCTGACGATGGGCGTCGATGTTCTTGTCATAGTGCCGCATAACGGCGAAGTCATGGCATCGGCGGTGCGCAGTGCTGAGGCGCAGGGCGTGCCCGTGATCTCGTATGACCGACTGATTCGCGATTCGAATGTGAGTCTGTATGTCTCATTCGACAACAAGCTGATTGGTGAGTTACAGGCGAAATACCTCTACGCCCGCGCACCAGCGGGCAATTACATTCTTATCGGCGGTTCACCAACGGATAACAACGCTCACTTAATTCGCGAAGGCCAAATGCAGGTTCTTAGTCCCGCCATCAAGCGCGGCGACATTCGCATCATCGCGGACCAATGGGCCAAAGACTGGCTGCCTAGTGAAGCTCTGCGTCACACCGAAAACGCTCTCACGCAGGCAAATAATCATGTCGCCGCGGTGGTGACTTCAAATGACAGCACCGCCGGTGGCGCCATTCAGGCGCTTGGAGAACAGGGCTTGGCGGGGAGAGTGCTTGTATCGGGTCAAGACACCGACCTCGCGGCCGCGCAGCGCGTCGTCGAGGGCACGCAGTCGATGACCGTGTACAAGCCGATCAAGCCCCTCGCAGAAAATGCAGCAGCGGCGGCGGTAGCGCTTGCGCGTGGCGAGAAGGTCCAGTCAAATTCGAACGTTAACAACGGCGCGAAAGAAGTTCCTTCAATTCTTCTCGCGCCGATTGTTGTTGATCGCACGAACATCGATTCTACTGTCATTAAAGACGGCTTCTTGAAGCGCGAAGACATATACAAAAATGTCTCGCGCACGCAGTGGCCGAAGGACTAG
- a CDS encoding CRTAC1 family protein, with protein sequence MRLFLSFLAVLLTSGFGQVPGPPAPAKPSIPKFEDIAKKAGVTGSHISSPEQHYIIESMSGGSGLFDCDDDGKLDLLIAGGSTVDRFKQGGDPLVRLYHQDADLKFTDITEAAGLTVKGWGMGVAVADFDNDGILDIYVTGYGRNALYKGLGNCKFKDVTEKAGVAMDGLNAGAAWGDYDKDGNVDLFVSRYVHLDINNLPSFGSDERFCRFKGVLVQCGPWGMQGESDKLFHNRGDGTFEEVSKKAGVDDPKHRYGLGAIWTDYDNDGWPDLYLANDAGPNFLYHNNHNGTFEEVGLVSGVALSDDGQELGSMGVDSGDYDHDGNFDIFVTNFTDQPDNLYHNLGNKSFTDMAWASGLGQGSFSYVKWGTGFVDFDNDGWPDVFVANGHVYPQVDAIPGSPRYRERMQLFQNLQNGTFKDISEGAGLNAIPEQSRRGAAFGDINNDGNVDILLQNIGEPPNLLINQTQNSNHRVIFKLVGTKSNRAAIGARITVISPTLKQMNEVRSGASYLSMNDLRVHFGLGADDKMTTVEIWWPTGKKEVLRDVPGDFIYEIVEDQGIRKRTQLPPVAGATSTTSAAESPKQ encoded by the coding sequence ATGAGACTTTTTCTATCGTTTTTGGCGGTTCTTCTGACCTCTGGTTTTGGCCAGGTTCCCGGTCCACCCGCTCCCGCAAAACCGTCGATTCCGAAGTTTGAGGATATCGCTAAAAAGGCGGGTGTCACGGGGTCGCACATTTCGTCCCCGGAGCAGCACTACATCATCGAATCGATGAGCGGCGGCTCTGGACTCTTCGATTGCGATGACGACGGAAAGCTCGATCTGCTGATCGCTGGCGGATCGACTGTAGACCGATTTAAGCAAGGGGGGGATCCGCTCGTCCGGCTCTATCACCAGGATGCCGACCTAAAATTCACCGACATCACCGAAGCTGCAGGTCTGACGGTCAAAGGCTGGGGAATGGGCGTCGCGGTTGCCGACTTCGACAACGACGGGATCTTGGACATCTACGTTACCGGCTATGGGAGAAATGCGCTCTACAAGGGTCTCGGAAACTGCAAGTTTAAAGACGTGACTGAAAAGGCCGGCGTCGCGATGGATGGGTTAAACGCTGGCGCCGCGTGGGGAGATTACGACAAGGACGGCAATGTAGATCTGTTTGTGTCGAGGTACGTCCACCTCGACATAAATAACTTGCCAAGTTTCGGGAGCGACGAACGATTCTGCCGATTCAAAGGTGTCCTGGTGCAATGCGGGCCGTGGGGCATGCAAGGCGAGAGCGACAAGTTGTTTCACAACCGAGGTGATGGAACTTTCGAAGAAGTCTCAAAAAAGGCAGGCGTGGACGATCCGAAGCATCGCTACGGACTCGGTGCAATTTGGACGGATTACGACAACGATGGATGGCCGGATTTGTATCTGGCGAACGATGCGGGGCCGAATTTTCTTTATCACAACAACCACAATGGCACCTTCGAAGAAGTCGGTTTGGTCTCGGGCGTCGCACTCAGTGACGACGGACAAGAGCTTGGGTCGATGGGAGTGGACTCAGGCGACTACGACCACGATGGCAACTTCGATATCTTCGTTACGAATTTTACGGATCAACCCGACAACCTCTACCACAATCTCGGAAACAAGAGCTTTACGGACATGGCATGGGCGTCTGGGTTGGGGCAAGGAAGTTTCTCGTACGTGAAGTGGGGCACGGGATTCGTGGACTTCGACAATGATGGCTGGCCGGATGTTTTTGTTGCGAACGGACACGTCTACCCGCAGGTGGACGCGATCCCCGGGAGTCCTCGCTACCGCGAACGGATGCAGTTATTCCAAAACCTGCAAAACGGAACGTTCAAAGATATATCTGAAGGTGCCGGTTTGAATGCGATTCCCGAACAGTCTCGGCGAGGGGCCGCATTCGGCGATATCAACAACGACGGAAATGTCGACATTCTCCTGCAGAACATAGGAGAACCGCCGAATCTGCTAATCAACCAGACGCAGAATTCGAACCATCGCGTCATCTTCAAGCTCGTGGGAACAAAAAGTAACCGCGCCGCGATTGGTGCGCGGATCACGGTGATCTCTCCCACGCTCAAGCAAATGAATGAAGTTCGGAGTGGGGCGAGTTACCTCTCGATGAACGACCTACGTGTGCACTTCGGACTTGGCGCTGACGACAAGATGACCACCGTGGAGATCTGGTGGCCGACCGGAAAGAAAGAGGTCCTGCGGGATGTGCCAGGGGACTTCATTTACGAGATCGTAGAGGACCAAGGCATCCGCAAGCGCACCCAACTGCCTCCGGTCGCGGGAGCAACCAGTACGACGTCTGCCGCGGAGTCACCGAAACAATGA
- a CDS encoding substrate-binding domain-containing protein, with protein sequence MRQRSGIPKIAELAGVSIGTVDRALHERPGINAATRDRILKIAEKIGYKPNLAARSLVTGKRIRIGVCMPREIAYFYDEMWRGIEEESARFIERGVEFVLRPVPELGVGDHEAMRELMAATVEGIIVTPGHPKASTPLINQAERKGIRVVCVSTDAPRSCRSSIVCVEPHLNGAIAGELMARFVPAASKVVVITGMLDTHDHRAKADGFKDGFMRNNRCGEVLDVIEAHESADESFRKTSDLLKNVPDLRGIYVNTVNCLPVCRALHGSGLHGKVQLISTDLFGAMVPFLEDGTIAASMHQRPFRQAQIAVRSLAEHLLHNAPLAPTQNLNPSIVLRSNLHLFREAAMDRLQSVALR encoded by the coding sequence TTGAGACAGAGAAGCGGAATCCCGAAAATCGCTGAGCTCGCTGGCGTTTCGATCGGAACCGTGGATCGTGCCTTGCATGAGCGACCCGGCATCAATGCAGCCACGCGCGACCGGATATTGAAAATCGCGGAAAAAATTGGCTATAAACCAAATCTCGCGGCACGTTCGCTCGTCACGGGCAAGCGAATCAGGATCGGTGTCTGCATGCCACGCGAAATCGCCTACTTTTATGACGAGATGTGGCGCGGGATTGAAGAGGAATCAGCCCGATTCATCGAGCGTGGCGTCGAATTCGTATTGCGGCCTGTCCCTGAACTTGGTGTCGGAGATCACGAAGCGATGCGAGAGTTGATGGCGGCAACGGTCGAGGGAATCATCGTAACTCCGGGGCATCCAAAAGCCAGCACCCCCCTCATCAATCAGGCCGAGCGGAAGGGAATTCGTGTTGTTTGTGTCTCCACCGATGCTCCGCGCAGTTGTCGGTCATCAATCGTGTGCGTAGAGCCACACTTGAATGGGGCGATCGCCGGAGAACTGATGGCGAGATTTGTGCCTGCGGCTTCGAAGGTCGTAGTAATAACTGGCATGCTCGATACGCATGATCATCGGGCGAAAGCCGATGGCTTCAAAGACGGATTCATGCGGAACAACAGGTGCGGAGAGGTCCTGGATGTCATCGAAGCCCACGAAAGCGCAGATGAGAGCTTCCGCAAAACCTCAGACCTCTTAAAAAACGTCCCAGACTTGCGGGGAATCTATGTGAACACCGTCAATTGTCTCCCGGTATGTCGCGCACTGCACGGTTCAGGATTGCATGGAAAAGTTCAGCTCATTTCCACGGACCTATTCGGTGCAATGGTTCCATTTTTGGAGGACGGCACAATTGCGGCTTCGATGCACCAGCGACCGTTTCGACAGGCGCAAATTGCCGTCCGAAGTTTGGCGGAGCATCTCCTGCACAACGCCCCACTTGCACCTACGCAGAACCTGAATCCGAGTATCGTGCTCCGCAGTAACCTGCACTTATTCCGCGAAGCCGCGATGGATCGCCTTCAGAGCGTCGCACTGCGTTAA
- the xylB gene encoding xylulokinase, with protein sequence MPKLLGIDVGTGGTRAVLIDDKGRVIASRTAEHQPFASPKTGWAEQDPHDWWRACGESVRAVLVESGVTNSEIAAVGFSGQMHGAVLLDENNQVLRPSLIWCDQRTAEEARELTEQIGEKQLIEWTCNPALTNFTLTKLMWVRKHEPKLYERFRRLQLPKDYVRLRLTGEFAMDMADGSGTLLLDVARRRWSSEMANATGIDLKALPPLFESCDVCGVVSKEGAAATGLAAGTPVVAGAGDQAAGAVGLGVVSAGAVHATIGTSGVVFASTDRPAMDPLGRLHTFCHAVPGRWHVMGVTQAAGLSLRWFRDNFGTRVEDRRDPYDRLMDEAASAPPGCDGVLWAPYLMGERTPHVDPNARAALVGLAANHGRAHILRAILEGVAFSLRDSLSIFAEMGVPVSSIRLGGGGQRSPLWRQIQADVYKHKVETILVDEGAAHGAALLAGVGAKVWPTVDAACAETVQVGETIAPDLTNSAVLQQQYERYRRIYPALRSIGMAATSTVA encoded by the coding sequence ATGCCGAAGTTACTCGGAATCGACGTTGGCACGGGCGGAACGCGGGCGGTCTTGATTGACGACAAAGGCCGCGTGATCGCTTCGCGCACTGCCGAGCATCAGCCGTTTGCTTCTCCGAAAACTGGATGGGCGGAGCAAGATCCGCACGACTGGTGGCGAGCATGCGGTGAATCCGTCCGAGCCGTGCTTGTCGAGTCAGGCGTCACCAACTCCGAGATCGCGGCTGTGGGGTTCTCCGGACAGATGCATGGTGCCGTTCTGCTCGACGAGAACAATCAAGTACTGAGGCCTTCACTGATCTGGTGTGACCAGCGCACTGCCGAAGAAGCTCGCGAACTGACAGAACAAATCGGCGAGAAACAGCTCATTGAATGGACATGCAATCCAGCGCTCACGAATTTCACTCTGACCAAGTTGATGTGGGTGCGGAAGCACGAACCGAAACTCTATGAACGTTTTCGCCGACTGCAACTGCCCAAGGATTACGTTCGTCTTCGCCTCACAGGCGAATTCGCAATGGACATGGCGGACGGTTCAGGCACCTTGCTGCTCGACGTTGCGCGCAGGCGTTGGTCAAGTGAGATGGCGAACGCGACGGGCATCGATCTCAAGGCATTGCCGCCGCTTTTCGAATCGTGCGACGTTTGTGGCGTGGTGTCGAAAGAGGGTGCAGCAGCTACGGGGCTCGCAGCGGGAACGCCCGTGGTAGCGGGAGCTGGCGATCAAGCGGCGGGCGCCGTTGGGCTCGGAGTTGTAAGCGCAGGCGCGGTGCATGCGACGATCGGCACATCAGGTGTGGTCTTTGCATCTACGGATCGCCCTGCAATGGACCCGCTGGGGAGATTACACACATTCTGTCACGCTGTTCCGGGGCGCTGGCACGTGATGGGCGTGACGCAAGCTGCCGGGCTGTCTCTCCGCTGGTTCCGCGACAACTTTGGCACGCGAGTGGAAGATCGACGCGATCCCTACGATCGCCTAATGGACGAAGCTGCCTCCGCCCCGCCAGGATGCGACGGGGTGCTTTGGGCGCCATACCTTATGGGTGAGCGCACACCCCACGTCGATCCGAACGCTCGGGCAGCACTTGTCGGACTCGCGGCAAATCACGGTCGCGCACACATCCTTCGCGCAATTCTGGAAGGGGTTGCCTTCAGTTTGCGTGATAGCCTCTCGATCTTCGCCGAGATGGGAGTACCCGTTTCGAGTATTCGGCTCGGAGGCGGCGGGCAACGCTCACCGCTCTGGCGCCAAATCCAGGCAGATGTCTATAAGCATAAAGTCGAAACGATTCTTGTCGATGAGGGCGCAGCCCATGGCGCCGCCCTGCTCGCCGGTGTTGGCGCAAAGGTCTGGCCCACGGTGGATGCCGCGTGCGCCGAAACTGTTCAGGTCGGCGAGACGATCGCGCCCGATCTAACGAATTCAGCCGTCTTGCAGCAGCAATACGAACGTTATCGTCGCATTTATCCAGCGCTGCGCTCGATCGGTATGGCCGCCACCTCGACGGTGGCATGA
- a CDS encoding sugar ABC transporter permease — MSGNNRAVATSVQIVEAGRTSNLPPQVKFGATARAYTMAAALVAIWIVFEYTTHGVFLNARNFSNLTRQMAVTGVLSVGMLMVIVIGEIDLSVGSLVGLTGMAAALVQANNAWGVTATLTIALVFGLIIGCAQGILTSYARVPSFIVTLGGLLAWRGVTKAISAGQTIPIQLYNFNSIGQSYLDKPIGWAFAALAVVAIIVTQLRWQSSRKRLGLSTLSSTQLALRIGIPSVLSVALVAMLNAYEGIPVPVLLFLIVALAGAFVMSNTTWGRYMYAVGGNREAARLSGINTRALTIATFGVLGLLAGLAGVIYTARVGSASPDAGLLLELDAIAACVIGGASLMGGRGTIAGACMGALFMASLDNGMSLKNVPDFTQDIVKGTILVAAVALDMLSRKRNG, encoded by the coding sequence ATGAGCGGCAACAATCGTGCAGTAGCCACGAGTGTGCAAATTGTTGAGGCTGGAAGGACGAGCAATCTTCCGCCGCAAGTGAAGTTCGGTGCAACCGCGCGAGCTTACACGATGGCGGCTGCGCTGGTGGCGATTTGGATCGTGTTCGAATACACCACTCACGGCGTATTCCTGAATGCGCGCAACTTTTCAAACCTCACGCGACAGATGGCTGTCACCGGTGTGCTCTCTGTGGGCATGCTGATGGTGATCGTGATTGGCGAAATCGATTTGTCCGTTGGATCGCTAGTTGGTCTAACAGGGATGGCTGCAGCGCTCGTCCAGGCAAACAACGCCTGGGGTGTGACCGCGACCTTGACCATCGCTCTTGTCTTTGGCCTGATCATTGGCTGCGCACAGGGAATCCTCACTTCGTACGCTCGCGTTCCGTCCTTCATCGTGACTCTCGGAGGACTGCTTGCTTGGCGCGGCGTAACAAAAGCGATCAGTGCGGGCCAGACGATTCCAATCCAACTGTACAATTTCAACTCAATCGGCCAATCCTATCTGGACAAACCGATCGGCTGGGCGTTCGCTGCTCTGGCGGTGGTAGCGATTATCGTCACGCAGCTTCGCTGGCAGTCCTCGCGCAAGCGCCTTGGACTATCAACTCTTTCGAGTACGCAGCTTGCACTTCGCATCGGTATTCCCTCGGTTTTGTCCGTGGCCCTGGTTGCTATGCTCAACGCGTATGAAGGAATCCCTGTACCCGTCCTATTGTTCCTGATTGTCGCCCTTGCTGGCGCCTTTGTTATGTCAAACACAACCTGGGGACGTTACATGTACGCCGTCGGCGGGAACCGTGAAGCTGCGCGCCTCTCCGGCATCAACACTCGCGCGCTGACCATTGCGACATTCGGCGTACTGGGATTGCTCGCTGGGTTGGCAGGCGTAATCTATACCGCGCGCGTCGGAAGCGCATCGCCTGACGCTGGACTTCTGCTTGAACTGGATGCCATTGCGGCGTGCGTTATCGGCGGGGCCAGCTTGATGGGCGGGCGCGGTACCATAGCGGGCGCATGCATGGGCGCGCTGTTCATGGCGAGCCTGGACAATGGGATGTCGCTGAAAAACGTTCCCGATTTTACGCAAGATATCGTGAAGGGCACCATTCTCGTTGCCGCTGTTGCGCTCGACATGCTCAGCCGCAAGCGCAACGGATAG
- the xylA gene encoding xylose isomerase has protein sequence MSDAYQPRPEHKFSFGLWTIANRGRDPFGDAVRPTIPPNDIVALLREVGAWGVNLHDNDLVPIDATPSERDKIVRDFQAACRQHGIVVPMATVNLFFDPIFKDGAFTANDADVRAYALQKTMRAMDLGAELGAKLFVLWGGREGTETDACRRPEEPFKRLREAIDYLCEYNLDKKYGFKFALEAKPNEPRGDIYMPTTGAYLGFIPTLAHPEMVGVNPEVAHEHMAGLNALHAVAQAWEAGKLFHIDLNDQNPGRYDQDFRFASATPKSMFWLVKFLEDSGYQGPRHFDAHAYRTEDIAGVKDFARGCMRSYLILKEKAQRWNADKEIQQIFSEINPQTTGSSKYSHDGALSLLNRTYDRAAIAKRGLQYERLDQLTMELLWGIR, from the coding sequence ATGTCTGATGCTTACCAGCCGCGACCGGAACACAAGTTCTCGTTCGGCCTTTGGACGATCGCGAACCGCGGCCGCGATCCTTTCGGCGATGCAGTGCGCCCCACTATCCCTCCGAACGACATTGTCGCTTTGCTCCGCGAGGTAGGCGCATGGGGGGTCAATCTTCACGATAACGATCTTGTTCCAATTGACGCGACGCCATCCGAGCGCGACAAGATCGTCCGCGATTTTCAGGCGGCCTGCAGGCAGCACGGCATCGTCGTGCCGATGGCGACGGTCAACTTGTTCTTCGATCCAATCTTCAAAGATGGAGCTTTCACCGCAAACGACGCCGATGTGCGTGCGTACGCTCTTCAGAAGACGATGCGCGCTATGGATCTCGGCGCCGAGTTAGGCGCTAAGCTCTTTGTGCTCTGGGGTGGGCGCGAAGGAACTGAGACTGATGCGTGCCGCCGTCCCGAAGAACCCTTCAAGCGGTTGCGCGAAGCCATCGATTATTTGTGCGAATACAATCTCGACAAAAAGTATGGTTTCAAATTTGCGTTGGAGGCCAAGCCAAACGAACCTCGCGGCGACATATACATGCCGACGACTGGTGCCTATCTCGGTTTCATCCCAACCCTTGCGCATCCGGAGATGGTTGGTGTAAATCCTGAGGTCGCGCACGAGCACATGGCGGGATTGAACGCGCTTCACGCGGTTGCGCAAGCATGGGAAGCGGGCAAACTCTTCCACATCGATCTAAACGATCAGAACCCTGGGCGCTATGACCAGGATTTTCGTTTTGCATCTGCAACCCCAAAATCAATGTTCTGGTTGGTGAAGTTCCTTGAAGACTCGGGGTATCAAGGGCCGCGCCACTTTGACGCGCACGCTTACAGGACAGAAGACATCGCCGGCGTAAAGGATTTTGCGCGCGGATGCATGCGAAGCTACCTGATCCTGAAGGAAAAGGCGCAGCGCTGGAATGCCGACAAGGAGATCCAGCAAATCTTCTCCGAGATCAACCCGCAAACCACCGGCAGCTCGAAATATTCACACGATGGCGCTCTGTCTCTTCTCAACCGCACCTATGATCGCGCAGCCATTGCGAAGCGCGGCCTGCAATACGAGCGCCTCGATCAGCTGACTATGGAACTGTTGTGGGGAATACGGTAA